The Rhipicephalus sanguineus isolate Rsan-2018 chromosome 10, BIME_Rsan_1.4, whole genome shotgun sequence genome segment TTTCACATGATTTACTGTTATTTTAAGCCAACTCACTCCGGTAGCTTAGCAGGCAACGTGTCCCATTACTAACCTTGAGagtgtgggtttgattcccagtcatggcggctgcattttgatgggggcgaaatgcaagaacacgcatgtacttagatttagatgcacgttaaagaactcccggTTGTCAAAATTGATCCAAAGTCCCCCTCTAGAACAACCTCATAAATATATCGTAGAACCTCGGAAATTATATATTAAACCATTCAAGCATGGATATTTTATGTTTGTGTAAAGGTATGACTCGGCACAATAAAAAGGTGGGAGAGTTTGTTTTGATTCATGACTTCAAAAGTCGCGATCAAAACGACATACTGAATAGAAGCACACAaaatgacgcgctactagcaaatgACCTATTTATTCAAGAAAATAGTTCGGTACGATTCTTTCGTTGCTGCATACCTTTTGTGTTCTCGAGCAACTTAAGTGACTCGTTACCGCATTGGCTGCCACGGGACAACTGACATTTTTCGTGTACACAAATGAGAATTGGAGAAACATGCCAAATGAATTCTTTGAACCGAAGAGTTCTACTTGTGTTTGGCCATCCTTGCATGACCCATGCTGCATACTTGAGGCTTTTAAGCGAAGCATTTACGAGTTAGATTTAGGGTGGTGGCTTGGTTCACGAAAAACACCACGCTGGCCAGTGTGCAGTAATGCGGATATAAACAAATTTGGCCCTCGAAGGTGCACcagtcgcatgcgtatttgtatgcaccgttttccaataTCTGGTGCcctctcgatcgtggacttgttggcgatcagccgtttctggtgcagcaatctgatcttttatccagGTCacatgtcatttcacgttgccacatttcattgtcaactttcactgttgcatttcattgtttcacgcatgactgtTGTAGCAATAGAAGTGCTGCACTGCTAAGCACGCTGGTatggaggaaggaagcagttaggagggagcattgcgcaatgtgatagaaagaaagaaccaaAGAAAGGAAAATAGTGGGTGAGGCACGCATACACCAAGCTTTGCTTGCTCCCATTTTCCAGGTAGGGgcagggctcctaattttttttattgaagtatCTATCCACTTGTTCCCTTGAGATGTCGTCTAGTTGACCCGCTTAAGAATTGCGCTACACATTCTTTCAGACTGGAACGACCGCTTTGTTCTTTGCGGCACAAGGGGGCTACTTGGACATTGCCAGGTTGCTCCTCGAACACAATGCCCCGGTAGATGCGGCTAGCGTGGTGAGTTTTGACACAtctgaaccgttgctctccttgtcTACTCATCTGAGCAATGCACGTACTAGGCAATAAAATTCGAGTAGAACTTGTTCCTTGTTCGTTGGATGTATTTGGCCTTGTTCATTGGATGTATTTGGAATTATAGGTAGCACAAATAAGTTTAGGCACATTCACAAGGTACACAGGACAAGTGCCTGTCCTACGTACCAACTCTTGTAAAAGTGTCAATATATGTGCACTACTTATAGTACCAAGTACGACATTGAAAGgagttgtttccttttttttatattttgtttcATTGATTCTTTCATACTTTCTTAAATGTGTATTCACAATTGGGGAGGGGTGCATCTGTGTCAGGTAAGGGAAGTCATTCCATGGAGCACACTCTTTGAGAGGGAAAAATGACAAAATCTGTTATGCTTTAGGATATCGCAAGTGCTGTTCAAGGGCTAGGCTATCGTAGAATAACAGGTAGCTGAGCTAattggtaggtattcatggtAAAAAGACTGTACGTGGGTCACACGGGTCACTCTATTAACCAGTGAATAATGGGACATAAGGAGTCGCTGACTAGAGCCTCACAgtgtaatctatctttacattgtcgagagtgtgaATGCACGCTGAAATTCTCGATGAATGTGTGGTTTTATACTGGCACAGGAATGAAAAAAATGTGTATAAtggtggtagcgcatgcgtgagccaactgtcgattaacttgcataaagaaaaaATCAAATTTCTGTGGAGTTATCTCTTGCACTGACCACCACACATGCTGTATTGATAGGTATTGCCTCTTGTGTGGGCTAAgcttttgtgtctaccttcttttccacaGCTGTGTGCCTCTTCACTTGTTTGTTagtagtcggtgtttgtggtgtcttgacttctctcttgtgtttgtGTTTGAACACCCAGTTTTTTTAACATGAGACTGTTGTCATATGCAAAAAACTAATCCAGAGTGTTAGTGATAGGTATTCAATGGCACTATTACATTGTAGACTGGCAATATTGGGCAGTAGTGCCTAGGGACAGTGAAGGAGGCTAGTGTTTTTATGTAGAATAACTGGTGGACGTCTCTAGTTGCCATACCAACATAGCTTGACACTTGCCATCTGCCAACTAACGCTCTTCACAGTTTCCTGCTGCAGTATGAAGAGTGTGTCGTAGCATGGAAGCACAAAGCACAGGATAGGGTTAATTGGAGAGACATGGGAGAGGCCTcagccctgcagtgggtgtagtcgGGCTGACGATTATGatgatacactcaaacctcattataactaagttacatcttacacgaaaataactgcgttatatccgaaaattcgttataaacgtatattcctaacactgtatgtattgcaagactattcttcatttacttcgttataaccgatatttcgttatacccgtgtttgttatatcgaggtttcagtgtacttCTTGGCTCTTGTGTGTGGGGGAGTTGCAAATTGAACTGTATCTTcactggacttttttttttttttttttcaaggatggTGGCACGCCGCTGCTAGTTGCCTGTCAGTGCAACCACCTCGACGTCGTCGAAGAGCTAGTCAAAGCCGGAGCAAGTATACACACGCAAATGTCGGTACGTTCCCGCTCTGTCTGTCAGTCGTTCAACAATCGTACCacctgctttaaagggacaccaaagaggaaaacgattttttgtcgtattagtaaattacaatttcacgaCATCGAAAGCAGCACTGTTACCGCAAGAAGATGCTTTTAAGCGAAAAAACACAcaacaagaaaatacaggtggcgacaccaccttgaagttcccacaccagctccctgtgacgtcatagattttgacgactGATTTTATCAGTAAGAACGGTTTAAATTGTGTTCTGAGGCACCCAGAGTGTGttaacatatcaagtttcagaGAATTTCATTGAACCAACGTGGCCAAAGTACTTGAAAAGAACTTGGAATTTGATATGTCGCAGGTGCTGAAGTTTCAGCttgaaattcaaaaatgaaactctgaccttcattttctcttcgccCAAAAAGGTGCGGCCTGTGGTCGTGCCATACGTGCATGACCTGTCCCACCACCTCGAAAAGGTGGCCAGGAAGTGCAGCCTTTCGGTTGTTTTTTTTGGCACCTGGCAAGCTTGCACGTATGTGCAGTCGTGTGAAAGGGGCTGCCAAGGCTAGCTGCACAATAAAGCACGCCACACTTTTCGTTGAATGCAAAGTAGGTGTGGTGTACAGGATCCCACTTACTTGTGGAATGTGCTACGTCAGTCAATTTGGCCGCTGCATTAATGAAAGGTTGAGAGAGCATTGCACTGCTGTCAATTCATTggctaagaggggggggggggggggggggggtcatttgtCAGATCACTGCCACAGGTGTTTTTGCATGCCTGACTTTAAGGGTGACTGCACCCGTATCTTGCGCAGCTTTGCTGCTCGGCAAGCTCACGAAATCTATGAGGCTTACTGCATCAGTCTAGAAGCAGATAAATGGGTAAGCACACCTTCAAAAACatattcagcgctagcagacaaggacataagagagacgacaccacagtgcgcTAAGTTCAACGACTTTATTTCCAGGAAACATCAACCTTATTCATCTATGCACAGTGGTGCCACATCAGTCCAATCATTTGCCAACCAGAAAGGCTGTCTCCTTATCTAACAGGTCAATGGATTGGGCACTAACACATGTGTCACTATTACGACAGATAGCTTCAGTAATCTCTTGCTCGTCTTTATCTCTGTGCTTCGCCAGAACAATGCGGGAATTGTACATTTGTGCGCAACCACATTCCTTACAATGGGCAGACAAGTGACCGTAATTATTGTTGTTTGTTACGTTTTAACCTGTGTTCTCGTAGGCACGCCTTCGCTGGCTTTTGCATGCCAAGGAAAAAGCCTATCTGAAGCGACACTGCAAGTATCTGTGTTAGCAACACCGTCTGAACCTCTTTGTGGGTTCTGCCCATGTTCGTACGTTTCCGTGGTTTTACATCAGTAAACTTTCAGTTGATGTCTAGTGCCCGTCCTGTTTATGTGCCTCTTCCTCCTGTGTTTGTTCCTTTGCGCTtgttaagatgcacaagttctaaACTGAAGCTTTGATTTCCACTTTCACCTGTAATTATTAAACTGCTATTGTGAAATCACCTACAACAGAGTTCACAAACTTCATCAGTCCAAACTTATTTAAGGTTTTGCTTTAGTGTCCTGTTAAGGAAGGCGCTTCGGTGGAGATTTATTTATGCATTCTTCAAGAATGTGTAACTGCAACAAGATATAAGCAGGTGTGTTATCGGGCGATCCTGGATTTAGTGAATTGTTGCACGTAAACAAGCCAGTCTGAAACGTCTTTCACCAATGTCGGCTCGATACGAATACATGCTTGAAAGTGATACTGTGCTGGAATAGAGGTAGTTTTCTGTAGCATGCAACGTGGTCATAACTATATTTTGCCGTGATTACTGGTTCAGTGCATGATTATATTAGAATAATGATGAGGCTAATAATTACCTTCTTTATGGCACGTGCCACAGTCGTAGAATCAAAGCTAGTTGGTGCTCATGGCTTATCCTCATCAGTTTGTATTTCCTAATTGTGACTGTTACGATTTGAGAGTTGAATCAAATAGGGCAATGTACTTAATTCAGTTTTTAAAATAGTTTCAACAGTGTACTTAATTCAGTTTTTAAAATAGTTTTGAATATTTGAGCACCATCATTTTATCACTCGTCATTTGCTGCCTACCTGAAGCAAGAAAAATCACTGCAATGGCCTTTTCTTGCAGGACCGTGCCACGCCCCTTTTTGTTGCTGCTCAAAATGGACATTTGGATCTCGTTTCTCATCTCATCGCCCTCAACGCGGATATCAACATCAAGAGAACGGTACGTCCGACATTTTTCGTAATGGCCTTTAAGTTTGCATGTTTAATCTTTGGCAAGCGTTCTGTGGTCAGGGAAAATGCATTAAGGTGACTGTATGGAGTAAAAAGGAAATTCTCCTTTTGAATTATTGCGTGGTTGTGACCGATGCCTCTTGTTCCTTTGTGACACGGTGTCTTGATTTGGAGACTctgcttacttttgccatttctgtgcactgttggcaaggaagagaccacaaacactgagctaatggtaaattaagcacTCTTGTTGCCCAGAGTTCATTTATAtcacttctggttgaaatattttTATGCACACAATCGCTTTCGTGAAGGCAGTAGTGGGTTTAACGAGATGTTTTGACATTGGGTGTTTTGGCAAGAATTTCAAAATATTCTTTAACCTTTTTTAGGTATGCTCACTGCCAACAGGTAACTGTCACATGTAATTTGAGTGGGTAGTCGAATTCTGTGTGTGAAGAAACATAGCATGACTGGCTGTATAATAATTAGATAACTGCCTGCGAGGTAATTGCAACTAATTGCCATGAAATGCACCATAATCTATTCTAACACTCCCACTTGCTTTCAATTTGGTCTACAGATTCTTGGCATCAAATGATGTAAATTTTCACGCTTTTATAGACAGTCGATCATAAGGCATGTCGTGAAGGGAAAAGGGAGTATATATCTGCTTATTTGACAACCTTTGCCAGTAATACACCTAGCAGGTAATTTTTTTGTGAACGTTCAAACTTTCTTTTCCCTCAGGATGGTGCCACCGCGTTGTGGATCGCATCCCAAATGGGTCACACGGCAGTCGTTGCTGAACTGCTTGCGCATGGTGCTGAGGTCGACTCAACGCGGCATGTGAGTTGTGTCGATTTCATCGCTCTGATTCTGTACCGTTGTACAGGTTGCACAGTGGTGGTCTTTAACTGGCACTGAAGTGTTTGTTCATTTCCTTAGCATTGGGATGCCACTTGTTCAGAACACGATTTGGGGGGCCACGTACACTATTAGTATGGCCAACACAATCAGAGGCAAGAAATGACTTGCAGTGCAATTATACGGAGATTGGAGAGAAATGCAGTGTGAGCTGTGTTAGTAATGTACTGTTCtctataatacaaaaaaaaaaaaactcttgctGTGAAAGGGTACTCAGTGAGCCAAAAAAGGCATGACACAGTCTTCTGCACCAGTCAAAGGAGTACTGACGCCtcttttcgaaggcgagtttactctgccatacaaatttcctgtatgcagagacggctctgagcaggtgtgaagctcagcaaatgctgataagatatgttattttgatattaaagtcaatttttccatggcgcacctaccgacatcaatgctagcttgacgtcaggctacagtacaaattctggtgacttcacgcagcagtctggctagttgtgatgacgttagctACCAagacttccaagatggccgcttgtgtgtcatcaaaacttccaaaatggccgcttgtgcgacgccaacggagccacggtgtggagcggccgtggaaacgtcactatatattgtgcgagcacgggacgagaagctcataccgtgttgtgacgtcagggtacagtaagaaccgaaactagcttttaaaaacatgctgcaattactttttcatggtgcactcgcgcttagcgctaccttttctagcctcttgagggcttgacctttcatttgacgcaaaaaaacgaaaactgaacatattcgtgtcagtactagCGCATAAACCCAAAGCCATTGGCTTGTTTGAGCACTGTGAGCTGCATGGTGACCGCGGCCGCCACGGGATGGCGCCACGTGCCCATACGCTCGCTCAGGATTGCACTGAAAGTGAGCCAcgcgttcacacacacacaaaaaaagaaagtgttcaagTCCTTGACACGCGCTGACAAACagatgtagcttcttgcccctttgtgaTCTCCACCGCGCCACTTTGCGACGCGTACAAAAAGTAAGAAAAAcgcaacacagcgctgtgtgtcatGTACACTGTTGTATTTCACACTTGAATAAATGTGTTACACTCAGGCTTATGTTTCACAGAGCAGtgcttgagatctgctccgccacggtggtctagtggttatggcgctcgactgctgacccgaaggtcgcgggatcgaatcccggccgcggcggctgcattttcgatggaggcgaaaatgtttgaggctcgtgtgcttagatttaggtgcgcattaaaaggaccccaggtggtcgaaatttccggagccctccactacggcgtctctcgtaatcatattgtggttttgggacgttaaaccccagatattattattagtgcttgAGATCTTGCTCCTCTTTTCCTCGCAGGACGGCGCGACACCACTTTTCAAGGCTGCGCACAAAGGTTACGCGGGCCTCGTCGAGCTTCTCGTTAAGCGAGGTGCTTCGTTAGGCCTCCTGAGGGTATGTCGCACGTAAAACCTTGAGCTTCTGTGCCATcagttcgcattttttttttacttcttcgtcttctttgaATTTGTGATTCGTGAGTGAGTGACCAGGGAGAGGGGACTGTAATTGTCATTATAAAAATATAGAAGACTACATTGTTCAAGagacattaaagtgaaacaatgaatcagtttgtATTGATAAATTCTTCTGGACTCCTCTTGCAACATGTTTTAATTGCTCTGCAAAAGCGCACTCACTTCTGCTTTCGTTGGCCAACAGGATGTGCTCTTACATCTACCAGAGCTCTGCAAAGCACAAAGACATCGTGTCTCTGCTGTGTCGAAATATGTTATTGCATACAGGCTGTAGCATCTTggggcaatttttttttgctctttgttTCTTTCAGAATGGTGAAAGTGCCCTTCACGCTGCAGCGTTATTTGACCACCTGAGTGTGATCAAACTGCTCTTAGCTGCGGGAGCGGACCCACAGTTGAGAAATCAGGCAAGTCTACTTCAAACGTTTAGCAGAACCGCAATCCACTGTGAAGCATCGTTTCACAATGCTTCACAGTGGATCGCGGCAGAAGCTATCATTCGTACATGGCATGGTGCAACGTATGCCCAGTAGGTTTAATATATATACCTCAAACAGTAGAGCAAAGGAAAATATACTCTGTAATGAAGTTATTTGGAAACGCACTTCACTGAAAGCTCGTTAATACAGGTGCCAGACTCGAGGGAAAACCTTGCCCTATGAAACCTCGTTAATAAGTACCTGCCACGAACGCGCCATAACTAGGCACTAAACGGTAATACACATTAACCACCTAGTAAAAATACCCATTTCCTGAAGTGCATCATCGCCacgaacaaagaaataaatacagtgccacagcaaatattgcctaaagtacctaCTACAAAGCCTTTTGTGTCTTGTTGCCAAAGTGCAGATAAGATTCTGGCACTCTCGCACAACTGTCCGATAGAGCGTGGTGGCGATGCCAAAGAGCATAtcgaaactattacagggtccggaaTACACAGCGACTGACATGGTGACAGAACAAACAGTGTCGGCTTTCTGCAATACATGTGTATGAATCTGTGCCACGCACTGGTACTaagcgaaaaatggcacagttttATTGAAACATGGTACAGCTGCGTAGAGCCAATcatctcctggctagttgcgtgcagcgcgtcgcctactcggttCACACCGTCagtgccgggccgcttgctgtaccataTGCACGCATTTATGACGCAGACCGCACATAGGTAcggcgagtagcttgttgggTTAATGCAGCAATGACAAGCTTCCTGTAAGCACTGCACACTACACAATACTCTAGCAGTCCTGGCACCAGGCAGAGCGCCTTTTGGTTGTCGCCTAATGAAAGTGTGCtgtatggttacaacagcaccactcttgctgtatcgtacgcgtGTGTTTAGCGTGATAGCGCTAAGGTAGCATGGTTTCTAGCACCTACAGCCCATAACGCAAGCTGCTTTCGATTCTATGAAGCGGTGCACAAGTGGACACAGTCCCGTACAATGAGACAGCAGTGGTCGGTGACCAgcacgttcaggttgtcgcccATTAAAAGCATGCAGTAAGCTTTAAGTAGCACTATGCCGCGCACGTGtctgagcagatagctgaagacacatattgtgataaggttgtcggtgaTGAGTTACACCGGTGCATTCATcagtggccgccacctcgcctttgTTCCTTCCCGATGATTACCCACAAAGGCATCATTGCAATCGTGTGGAAGTTGGAATTATTGATAAGCCGATCTCCACACTTCTCAAAGACTGAAATCTTTTTGCAGCTCATTGTGATGTCGGAAAGTTcagcggtgcttgaaacttttaCGACACAAAAAGTTACTGCGGTACACAAGGTGACCACTAATGGGTAGGCGTAGCACAAACCACTGCGGCTTAATTAAGGAGCCATcaaatgcattaggctctatgagactcggtcggaaATTCGTCGTGGCTACGTTTGAGCCATTAGTATGTTTAAAGCGGGTATGTATTAACAAGGTTTGACTGTACACCAAGAAACGCATCCTCACCTTTCTGTCAAGCAGTTCTAAATAAGTACACATTTCCAGAGCAACATGGTGGTTGCATCAGCGGTGTCAGCTAATTTCTTGCCGTTTGCAGGATGGAATGACCCCGCTCGACCTCGCTCTTGAGGCTTCCAACAGCCAGATCGTCGACTACCTGAGGCAGCACATTGCGACGCGGCGCCTTCCGGACTCGATGCGTGCCTCCTGACGAGGCGTTGCGCCCAGGCTGGAATGAAAGACCCTCGCGAACTGTGCCACAGGATTGTCTGTTTTGCCATCTTGCTCATCTTGCGTTGACCGTGGCAGCCCGCGAAAAGTGGGTTCCATCGATACGGTCACACTGCGTTACTTGTGCCATTGTCACAAACATACGTCTCCCCATGGGAAATCTTCAAGGCACTTCGA includes the following:
- the LOC119372119 gene encoding ankyrin repeat domain-containing protein 29, encoding MKMPFQGLAGTNFTYFSLQKETPSAQLLHLAALQGNLPLLVSVLDSGKVYVDCKDQEGTTALIIACANNNYDCAKELLEQGANPAAKRVTGTTALFFAAQGGYLDIARLLLEHNAPVDAASVDGGTPLLVACQCNHLDVVEELVKAGASIHTQMSDRATPLFVAAQNGHLDLVSHLIALNADINIKRTDGATALWIASQMGHTAVVAELLAHGAEVDSTRHDGATPLFKAAHKGYAGLVELLVKRGASLGLLRNGESALHAAALFDHLSVIKLLLAAGADPQLRNQDGMTPLDLALEASNSQIVDYLRQHIATRRLPDSMRAS